In Sus scrofa isolate TJ Tabasco breed Duroc unplaced genomic scaffold, Sscrofa11.1 Contig1293, whole genome shotgun sequence, one genomic interval encodes:
- the LOC100513517 gene encoding olfactory receptor 6C2-like — MRNRTSLSTFILLGLTDDPQMQLLIFLFLFVSYTLSITGNMTIIILTLIDSHLKTAMYFFLKHFSFLEIFFTTVCIPRFLYSLSTGDKTISYNACVAQLFFVILFGATEFFLLAAMSYDRYVAICKPLHYATIMNSRVCGWLVSCCWIAGWLVIFPPLCLGLNLEFCDSNIIDHFGCDASPLLKISCSDTRFIEQMAVALAVLTDIMTLLCVVMSYTYIIKTIIKFPSAQQKMKAFSTCSSHLIVVSITYGSCIFIYVKPSAKDDVAINKCVSVLTTSVAPMLNPFIYTLRNKQVKRAFTDLIKRISLISKT; from the coding sequence ATGAGAAACCGTACATCATTATCTACATTCATACTTCTGGGACTGACAGATGATCCTCAAATGCAgcttctcatttttctatttctgtttgtctCCTACACGCTGAGTATAACTGGGAACATGACCATCATTATACTCACTTTGATAGATTCTCACCTTAAAACtgccatgtacttcttcctcaaacACTTCTCCTTTTTAGAAATCTTCTTCACTACGGTCTGCATCCCCAGGTTCCTATACAGCTTATCAACTGGGGACAAAACTATCTCCTATAATGCCTGTGTGGCTCAATTATTTTTTGTCATCCTTTTTGGAGCCACAGAATTTTTTCTCCTGgccgccatgtcctatgaccgctacgtggccatctgcaaacccttaCATTATGCGACCATCATGAACAGCAGAGTCTGTGGATGGCTTGTCAGCTGCTGCTGGATAGCAGGTTGGTTGGTCATATTTCCACCACTGTGCCTGGGCTTAAACctggaattctgtgactctaATATCATTGATCATTTTGGCTGTGATGCTTCTCCTCTGCTGAAGATATCTTGTTCAGACACACGGTTCATAGAACAGATGGCTGTGGCCCTTGCTGTGCTGACTGACATCATGACACTTCTGTGTGTAGTCATGTCCTATACCTACATCATCAAGACCATCATAAAGTTCCCTTCTGCCCAGCAAAAGATGAAGGCCTTCTCTACCTGCTCTTCTCACCTGATAGTGGTTTCTATCACCTATGGCAGTTGTATCTTCATCTATGTCAAACCTTCAGCAAAGGATGATGTCGCAATTAATAAGTGTGTGTCCGTGCTCACTACTTCAGTTGCCCCCATGCTAAACCCATTTATTTATACCCTGAGGAACAAGCAAGTGAAACGAGCTTTCACAGACTTAATCAAAAGAATTTCATTGATCTCAAAGACGTAA